From Brassica oleracea var. oleracea cultivar TO1000 unplaced genomic scaffold, BOL UnpScaffold00667, whole genome shotgun sequence, a single genomic window includes:
- the LOC106319862 gene encoding uncharacterized protein LOC106319862, producing MGDEIMNNISETMIEDQTQIRESSYCHQCHKKRSDIVGNCVTKRPNTTCMVKYCRSCLWNRYKEIPEDVASKEDWLCYRCRGICDCERNKVRSRLGFLEKMVPALMPLKPPKNAKRQLKLNDSSEGYNEENPAARKRTKPILKKKEKSQLEDVKLPQGSESITVFGIDLPSENAGRVLQFLEFCSKFGKALGLRGGEPQLVVSEIVSGRNTRSKEHSTLAQMIIQLLTLILVDTGDKSVCLSASDDRWFNVLGDCLAESEVKLDDFPPEMFQSIAEYEEMGSSQRLKLLNFLCDETLSTKVLRDCFANPESVDEKKEAKEKLNAAKANEQKLYQKIEDEFSKAQAEKNGVELTIKQRLAIVSQMEAESELVFAGMQNALKMQKVQEYDDVLRTSPVELDDNGLTLWKLKSYNKEPNILLQDLGSWSDVCPHER from the exons ATGGGCGACGAAATCATGAACAACATCTCTGAAACAATGATCGAAGATCAAACCCAGATTAGGGAATCGTCGTATTGCCACCAg TGTCATAAAAAGAGATCGGATATTGTCGGAAATTGTGTGACAAAGAGGCCAAACACGACATGTATGGTGAAGTATTGTCGTAGTTGCCTATGGAACAG GTACAAAGAGATCCCAGAGGATGTTGCATCGAAAGAAGACTGGCTTTGTTACAGATGCAGGGGAATTTGCGATTGTG aaAGGAACAAGGTAAGAAGCCGACTGGGTTTCTTAGAGAAAATGGTTCCAGCTCTGATGCCGTTAAAACCCCCCAAAAATGCTAAACGCCAGCTGAAGTTGAATGATTCAAGTGAAGGCTACAACGAGGAAAATCCTGCAGccagaaaaagaacaaaacccattctcaagaagaaagagaagtcTCAGCTTGAGGATGTTAAGCTACCTCAGGGCAGCGAGTCAATCACTGTCTTCGGCATTGACTTGCCCTCTGAAAATGCTGGAAGAGTTCTTCAGTTTTTGGAGTTCTGTTCAAAATTTGGAAAG GCTCTTGGCTTGAGAGGAGGGGAACCTCAACTTGTTGTGAGTGAGATTGTATCCGGGAGAAACACAAGGAGTAAAGAGCATTCTACCCTCGCCCAAATGATAATCCAATTATTGACTCTTATATTGGTAGACACTGGAGACAA ATCAGTTTGCCTGAGTGCATCTGATGATAGGTGGTTCAATGTTCTTGGAGACTGTCTTGCCGAATCCGAAGTTAAGCTTGATGACTTCCCTCCTGAGATGTTTCAAAGCATTGCTGAGTATGAGGAGATGGGTTCATCGCAAAGGCTGAAGCTTTTGAATTTCTTGTGCGATGAAACGCTTAGCACAAA GGTGCTGAGGGATTGCTTTGCTAATCCTGAATCTGTTGACGAGAAAAAGGAAGCAAAAGAAAAGTTGAATGCAGCAAAAGCTAAC GAGCAAAAACTATATCAGAAGATAGAAGATGAGTTCTCCAAAGCTCAAGCAGAGAAAAATGGGGTTGAGTTGACAATTAAACAACGGCTTGCAATTGTATCACAAATGGAAGCTGAATCTGAACTAGTCTTCGCCGGAATGCAAAACGCGTTAAAAATGCAAA AAGTTCaagaatatgatgatgttcTTAGAACCAGCCCGGTCGAATTGGATGACAATGGTCTTACTCTCTGGAAATTGAAGTCGTACAACAAAGAACCAAACATTTTACTTCAAG ATTTAGGAAGCTGGAGTGACGTATGTCCTCATGAAAGGTAG